The following is a genomic window from Thunnus maccoyii chromosome 13, fThuMac1.1, whole genome shotgun sequence.
TAATATTTACTTTTCATGGAGTGTCTCAAGGAATGTACTTCTCATCTTAACTTCTATGTCTGATTTTATAcatctttttgttcattttaatgtggaTGTTTGACAGAACAAGTCAGAGCCATCTGAAAACCAAGCAAAACCAACCAAACAGGTTACATGAGCTCACTGGCTAATGAGCACAGGTGGAATCATTCAGCTTGATTACTGCACTGGTAAAACAACATGGGATAAGATGTCAAAGAATTCAAATCTCATGGtctttcaaaatgtaataaGAGAAAATGTTGCACGAATTAcacattatttttcttcccACAGTTCAAGAAAAAGATCATATTTGCAAGtgagtcagtttattcaaaCCAAGCAGCATCACCTCAAAACTGTTAAACAAAGATCACATCACGTGACCTTTGCCATTTTTAAGAAGGTGATCAGCAAGTGGATGACAAATAAGAGAGAAGACTTCACTGGTTACTGGTATTGGTTGCTGACTTTCTTAACGaccacaggtgttttcagttcgACCAATTTTAGAACGACCAATCAGGCGAAACCACAACCTACCAAGTAGGTATAAAAGCTGCAGGTGAGCAAAAAATCTCTGTATTTTATTGCTGGTGCACTCATCTCTTTATGCTGAGACAACTATGGCGTCTGCAGGTCTCCAGATCTTTGGCATCTTCCTGGCAACCATTGGCTTTCTGGGAGACATCATCATCTGTGCCCTGCCCATGTGGAAGGTGTCTGCTTTCATTGGGAACAACATTGTGACAGCGCAGATCTTCTGGGAGGGCCTGTGGATGAACTGCGTGAAGCAGAGCACTGGCCAGATGCAGTGCAAGGTCTATGACTCCATGCTGGCTCTGCCACGTGACCTGCAGGCCGCCCGGGCCCTGGTTGTGATCTCCATCCTGGTTGTCTTCATGGGAATCCTGCTCGCCGTTGCAGGGGGAAAATGCACCAACTGCCTTGAGGATGAGGTGGCCAAGAGCAAGGTAGCCATTGCTGCTGGGGTGTTCTTCATCATCGGTGGTATCCTGTGCCTGATCCCTGTGTCCTGGTCTGCTCACGAGGTCATCAGGAACTTCTACAACCCCATTATGAGTGACGCGCAGAGGAGGGAACTCGGTGCGTCACTGTTCATCGGCTGGGGCTCAGCAGGACTCCTGCTTATTGGAGGCTCACTTCTCTGCTGTCAGTGTCAGCAGCAGAAGGATAGCAGATACTCCGTCAAATATTCTGCCCCTCGCTCAGCAGCCAGTGGAGGAGCCTACGTCTGAACTGTCTGCATTCTTGCCTTATCACAGGAACTGGACTGTTAAACTCCAgagtcatgtttttattgtcttaacTTTCATGATGGGTGTTTTTactgatttaattttaataaattaagCTTTCATGATGactgtttccttgtttttggGGCTGCATCATTTGTCCTGTTAAGTGAGGACAACAAAGTCTTCAAGTCTAAGGTGGTGGTTTTGGTTGTACTATTTTCTGGTCAGCTGAGCTCAACCTAATTAAGcgtcaaacatgtaaagtttatCTGCAACTGATGCAAGAGCcttttcatggcagacattttgacttgtcatagtagggaCAGCACAGGTGTTTAGAAATAAACAATATCTACATTAAGTGTCCTGTGAGGCATCATGTGCAACACAAAGtacagaatcttttttttttttttttttttttttttttgcctaaaattgtttttttttttccatttcacacTCAAAATGGCAGCATGCACTTCATGGTAAAAGGAAACTGATTTCAGACATAGCCCTACAACTGAAGCAGCTaactgggattttttttttttaaacacctATGCTTTTATGTGGAAAAAGCTTAGCTTCTTCACAGCTAatgttaaaattacaaaaagcaaCACCATGTCAAGTTGACTGACTGGCAGGTGTTTTTGACAAGGTAGTTTggtgttttaaaaaacaacaacttgaccaacactgaaaacacacatttgctaAAATTCTCAGATGCTTGCTCAACACTTTGACAGCttcaacaaaatcaaacatacCAAGCTTTACcaaaatagttatttttttaCCACTGTTCTTCTTATCACAGTGGGACTGATCCAGGCTAAAAGAGTATTAGCTAACTAAAACTACCTTCCTTTTCCTAAAGGCACAGATTTGACTTGTTAATCCTGAACATGTTTAATAGCGTCCCCCTTATTCTGAAATCAAGGCAAAATGAGTAAAGGTTTGGTACTTTGATCCACACTCATGGTTGAGGCCTGACATTTTGACTCACAGTAGCAGAAAAatcacaggtgttactaattgTTCTCATGACGGCACTATGACATCACATACACTACAGCTGCACTGAAGTTCATCTAAAGCAGGTTAAACACTTGAAACAAAAGTAATTTACAGCAAACTTGAGTTTAGTAATCAATCTTAGTTAAATAATTTACCTATACCACATTAATCTGGCCACCGGTATACAATTTATACTCATTATGcaacatttaatacatttgagTGTTTAAATCACAGGTGCCCAATGTTTCAATTCACATCTCCTTATGTTGGGACTCTTCTCCTCTGAGTAGGcctcagtctttatgctaatctaagctaactagctacctgctccagcttcttatttactgtaaacacatgagagtggcatcaatcttctcatctaaatctcagtaaaacagcaaataagcatattttctaaaatgtcaaactacacttttaagtgttttagAGATTAAACATTCCACTTCAGTGTTCATAAAGTTTGGGACAGGCAGTAGATCTGATTTATATGTAATGCATTTCTCAAACCTAGAGATATTTTCTGCAGTTTctttttcagcattaaaatcaATGCAACGTTTTAAACTGAATCGTACTGGTGAGCATTAACTGAACAAGCAAACTTTCTTTCCTCATACCAACGTGTGTTTCTTCTCAGGTGTTCCCAGGCTCTATGCAGGTAGGATGTTTTTTTAGAAACTGTTAGAAAGTTCATGCATTCATTTTGTGTCAGGTTTTAATAGATTCTTGTCTGACCTGAAGATACGGGCAAGCTTGACTTTACATTTCTGGACATGGTTAAAATTTCTGTTTCAATCCATTTAAAATTTGTGATAAAAGCCGTTTGTTTTGGGTCACAAAGCAGTTTTTCAAACACGATCACTTTTGTTAACAGGTTTCTTATCCTACTCATTCATACCAAGCAGGAATCAGGACAAGCAAGAAACCTGATCCACAAACTAGCAGAGTCCCCTCCCTGTTGTTCCTCCTTCTCATACCTGcacacagcaaaacacaacCAGCGGTATTTACAGTTGAGTGAAGCTTGCagtaaaaatgttctgtggcTCAACAGAAGGCGAATTTTGTTTCTGCTTTTGACTGCAACCTAAATACATGCCTCGGATTTGTTTTTTGACAAGATGCGGACCCAGCTCGTTGGTATTTGTCTGGCAATCATTGGCCTTCTTGGCACCATTCTTATCTGTGGACTACCCATGTGGAAGGTGACAGCCTTTGTCGGGGCAAACATCATCACCTCTCAGGTCTTCTGGGAAGGTTTATGGATGAACTGTGTGATCCAGAGCACGGGTCAGTCGCAGTGTAAGGCCTACGACTCCATTCTGGCTTTACCACAAGAACTGCAGGCTTCCAGGGCTCTGATCTGTGTCTCCATTGCTGTCAGCGTGGTGGCCATCGGGCTCACTGTGGTCGGGGCTCGCTGCACCAACTTCTTTCGTGACGACTGGCGGAACAAATCCAATATTGGCCTGTCAGGAGGTGTGGTGTTTATAATCGCAGGGCTCCTGTGTATTATTCCTGTCAGCTGGTCAGCTCACAGCATCATCACAGGTTTCTACAACCCCTTGGCCACCagcgagaggagaggagagctaGGGGCATCCATCTATGTGGGCTGGGCATCTGGAGCTCTGCTTGTCATTGGTGGAGGGGTCTTGTGTAGCACGTACAGATgctgaggagagaaaaggagagaagaagagcgGAGGACATGCCATCCATCAAATacataatgtaatttaaaatggacaaaaatgtgtttactgtgACTATTTGATTCAGTTTCTGATTAAGGCTTTTCAACATTTCTTTCAACCTTTGTTAATTGCACTATATTGatattttacaataaatcacatgtttgaaatattaaaaagtgtAGAATGTGAAAAAGTAGAagttacatttatgttttttgtttttaatgtgaagatTGACAAAATGAAGTAGTTGTATAATGTGACATTGggattgtttatataaaaaaaagatgtttaattCAGCGGTCTGAGTTTATGTGAAGTGTTtcaacatgtactgtacagtacaaaTTATGAATGATGCAAGAATAATCAGTTTTTAAGACCTTTAAAGCCTGTTGGGgtcatatttaatcattttcttatacagtatttttctttttttacaaatgAAGATAACTGCCAGTGTGGTGAGAAAATTTCTCTTGTACAAGACAGTTTTGATTGTTTTGGGTattgaaacaaaataaagaaaatcaatgagctaaataaaaattgacattACTCTTTATCAAACAAGAGTTGTGAAAGAAGTTTAATTAATCTGGAAACAACTGAAATGTCTCTGTTCACTGTCAGACTTTGCTATTTTTCATCAGTAACTGAACTATGTTTGCTGAGCTGTTCAGTCGTTGGGCATGCTTTGCCACGTCAATTGAAGGAAACTATGAATGCTTGTATATTTGTATACTAACAAACCAATAAATTCACTTTGCATACAagtttttttgcacagaagctctgcaaactctgtctttgtctctttcatgattattttttaaaaaaaacggCCCATTTTTAGCATATTGCAAATTTCAAGACTTGCTTGTATAAAAAAAGATTGTCTCCAGAGATATAATGATGCtcaaaacaactgaaacaaattggaaacagagagaaaagaaacacatattACTTTGAGAAGCTCAGTGGTCTACGCCAGCCATCTGAATGTATATAAGAGCTTGAAAAACTTGATCTGGATCTAGCTCAGAGGTGTTTAAATACTCTCTGTACATTTACAGACTCTCTCTTAAACATGTTTGCATCTCTCTGTTGATCTTTGTCATCTGACTACTTCACATAACAGCAAAACATAACAGCTGCCGAGAGAAACCCTtcattttaacagaaacaagacaagaaatacaatcttttgtttttctctgaagAAGCATCACATTTTTTTAGTCACAAGGGAAAGTTTTAGTGAATTTacttgctttttcttttcttaaaccACTGAAGGGACTCTGGTTTTAGTTTACTGCTGTGTAACTGTAGATTTTTTAAATGGAAGGGCAGGGCAGGCAGATTGGGGGCCTGGCACTGTGTGTGATGGGCATTTTAGGAGTGTGTTTGACATGTGGACTGCCGATGTGGCGTGAGACATCTTTTGTCGGAGCCAACATTGTAACTGCACAATCGGTAAGTCAGTATACTCCGAAGAGAATCTTTTTTCTTAGTACAGTTGTATGCAAATGTTTTGCCACCCCTTGACAAATAActtattttggtgattttttaatggagaagatgtaaacacagcctcttttggatatggaaaaaaaacagtaaaggtATCATTGTGGCATGTGCAAAAATTTGAGCACCCTACATAGTCAATACTAAGTAACACCCCCTCTGGCAGACATCACAGCTCGCAAATGTTTTTTgctaaaagtctttttttctattttctcccATTCTTCTTTGCTTCTAGTTCTGCAATATTCTTGGGCTGTCTTGCATGCACAGCTCTTCTAAGATCTacccacagattttcaattaCGTTTAAGTCAGGGGATTGAGAGGGTCATTCAAAAACCGAGGTATGTTCAGGATCTGTATTCTGTTGTAGAAGCCATCCTCTTTTCAGCTTCAGCTGGGTatcaataactttcattttcagagtcttacacagctgcttagaggaaTCCATGGTTGCTCAGTGTTCGCACAAGGTTTGAAGAGTCagagtatttgtaaagctttgaaacTGGCACTAGCTGATATTTCTTAATGACAATTGTTGACATGCCTCAGGCTTAACGAGCTGATTAAGGTCTGAGACCTTATAAAAAGAATCTGAGACTTCAGGACTCTTATGGTGCCCAAACTTATGCACATGCcacaattttgtttttatctttttttaatttttttcaatttatgtcataaaaagtaactatgcattaatgtttgcagaaaatattatgttttcCCATATCCTACagaggctgtgtttacatcttttcaattaaaaaaaccccaaaatatgttatttgtcaagggaTGGCCAAAGttttgcatacaactgtatATATTAAATTGTATAATTTCTCATTACCTTGGCCAGCAGCCCTACAATGTTATATATTGTgtgaaataacatgaaaatgtgGGGTAAGAATCAGCAAAGCATGGAGGGTCAATGTGAAAGCATGAGGAGTATGTGACAGTAATGTGAATTTATGGTAGTCACAGTATATTGCCTGATCTAAATGGTCAGTTGtaacaccaaaacattaaatttaacAGACTTGAATTCTGTATCAACACAGATCATAATTGATCATAAACTGCTTCAAAACTTTTTATCAAAACctaatttacattttgtctcactgaaaaatccttctgtttctgtgttagGTGTGGGATGGTCTGTGGTTGCACTGTATCATCCAGGCCACAGGTCAGATGCAGTGTAAGAAACACACCACGTCCATCACTCTGACCGCTGACATCCAGGCTGGACGTGCCCTCACGTTGATCTCCATCCTCGCCGGCCTCCTGGGCTTCATTATCAGCCTCCTGGGTGGAGGTGTGGCCAAATGTAGTGGAGCTCCACCTGACTCCCCAGAGCCTCCGTCGGCTTCTTCCGCCAGAAAGAAGGTGCTGGAGTTGTGAACATATCTGTGTAAAAGTGTAGTTTGCAGCAATTAACCTCCAAGGGGCCACGGGAGAAGGAAATTGAGCTGTGGGCCCCCTCGTTCCTCGCACATGCTGGTTTGCTGTATGTCACTTATATTGtaataatttgattaaacacaaatttattCAGGAATATATACTATGTAGGCATCAACTTGGATTTGAATTAACTTGATGATCCAAAACATACAGatttaaaattgttaaaaacttaaattataaaggtcttaaatttaaattttgacatgGCCCTTCTACAATACAGGAACCTTTAccatttcagtttatattgtgtttaagtGTGGTGCATATTACCAAATTTGCAATTGATCAAATTGCCACAAACTAATTTTCCACATAATGAACATGGGGCCCCTGAGGGTCTTGGGCCCCAAGGTAGTTGCCTGCTCACCCGGTTGGAAATCCAACCTTAGTTAAGGGCACTCAGACACAGAAAACCTGTGCCAGTGCTGAGCAAGGCTCAAATCAGTCACACAATTAAAATGGTTAAATTCAACTACATAATTACATTACACAGAAGCCAAGTCTCTATTAGGCCTATTAGTTCACTGTTAAGAGTAAAAACAATTGTCTTTTGAAGGTGGAAATCCCAGATTGAGATCCAACtcagaaagagaaacattttaatgttgtctcACTGCTTTTGAAAATCCTTTCAACAAtgaatgttgtattttctgACAACATAACCTGTTTCAAGAAAACTATAGAAATATTGGTGTCACAAAACTAAGTAAAACTAACAAGATGAAATCACTTCACATTACCACAGAAAATCAAAGCTTTTGCACCATGCAATGCTTTGTACAGCAGCGGCCCATTCTGAGTCACTGGGTGGCGACACATGAAGTCCTGTCTGAAGTGTCTCCGCTAAATGGTGCAGAGTTACACACTGAAATAACGTTTGTGTAACAAATCTGGTAGACCCCATTATAAGTTTCAAGACATTTCATCATGCAAAGATTTTTTTCCAATCTGCTCTTTGTATGTTGATGatgtaaaatgtctgaaaaacaaaacctttttttctgtattaatgtGAAAGTCCcattaaagcccctgaaaaatTCAAACTTTGCgaacatttttcactgcttTCACCATGATGGTCTGATtcatttttctaaaaacaaacacttcaggccatcaaacatttttaaataataacaaaaaaatcctACACATAGGGGTTTTAAAATTAATCATCCCTTTTTGTCAGAAATTATGTcagtcatattttttatatcaaaaggaagaaaaaaaagggattttggGGAATTATGAGAAATGCTCCTTTTCTACTTAGCGGTAGGAAGAGCTTGTCAGTGTcggtgtttgattgacagccgCTGGCAGGATGAGCTCTGGTAGGGAAACGTGAGAAAAAGGAGAACACAGAGATTTATAGAACAGGTTTGTATTagcaaacaagacaaaaaaaatcagttggactttaatacacataaataaagcTCCTGACAGATTTCTGATGCTTCATCAGAAACATGTCAATAGAATCActgatatattttgtttttctaggCATGTCTGCTGGGTGGAGCTCTGTGCGTGCTGGCTGGCATCTTGTGCCTGGTTTCAGTCAGCTGGTCAGCAGGAACAACCATCTCTCTCTACAATGACCCCTTGGTGGTCGCGGCCCTAAAGAGAGAAGTGGGCTCCTCCATCTACATAGGCTGGGCCTCCTCTGTGCTGCTCCTGCTCGGTGGGGCTCTGATCTGCTTCGTCTGTGGGGAAAAGGAGAACTCACAGCCTTCTTACCGCCCCTACAGCTCCAACACTGAATTCAGCGACTATTCATCCCACATGCCCACACTGAGGTCTGATGACATAAGATCAAACAGTTTAAGGATGTTTGATCGTTATGCACCAAATAAGATGGTAGAGCATGTAGCCCAAGTGCACAACCCCCTGAATAAAGCTCATAGTGGGGCCGGGCTGTATAATCAACCACGTCGAACAGATCAGGGACACCAGACAACAGGAAGGGCTTATTCATGGGAATGAAGCCATATCTGGTGCGTGACAGAGCCACAACTGAGCCAAGtaaatattattacattatgaCCTAATCTGGATGAATCTGTATAGATCATAGTGCTGAGAATGACTGAACACAGGAATGATTTAACTGTGGTCATTGATTGTttctgtttacatgttaattaaaggtgcagtgtgtgaaatttagtggcatctagcagaaaagacttggcagaaatggaatataatattcataaatgtgttttaattagtgtatagtcacctgaaaataagaatagttgtgttttcgttaccttagaatgagccctttattttacatagggagtgggtcctcttccatggagcccgccatgcactgccatatttctacagtagcccagaatggacaaaaagagttttgcagccaccgtaggttctcctacacacttggaaggggaggtgAAGGGGAGTATTcaattggttgcaatctgcaacctcactgctagatgccattaaatctTACACGCTGGTCCGTTAATGTCCACTATCTCAATGTTTTCTTTGTACAAATCAATAAAGTTTGATATAATTGTTTATATCTAAAGTAACAAGCAGCAGTCAAACATAATTTAATTGCTTTAATACAAGGCAAGATCCaaaagtttacaaaaaaaaactaaatatgtcAGGCTAAATTTTGGAGAAATGGGTATGAATGAAGACATTTAGAATATTTACATGATGTCAGTctaaaactaaaccaaaattAAAGAGTGGTGAGGGGATCAGCATGCTGGGCTCTGGGCAGGCGGGCTGCAGTAACTTCTAGGACCACTAGCAAGGTGCTCCTCCCAGCCGGGACCTGCAATACACCACAGGACCAAGGCAACAACTTCTcaataaacacaataacatttcagaaaagatattaacaaatcagaaaaacaacattttagaaacgacaaaactgaaaacatttcagaacTCACATCAACAAaattgaaaacacaacatttcaaaaaacacaacaatatttcacaaaacacctTAGGGCCACTGTATGTCACTCATTATAATCATCATTAAGCTTCAATGAGGAACTGAAAGAAGATAtaatcaacaaaatattttaatggcAGTGTGGAATTAGATTACTTTAAAGATAGTTGAGGATAAATAAAAGGGGAAAACTGTATGTTAAGAGGTTCATTATATTAGTCAAACTGTCCTTTCAACTTTCAATTTTATTATGTAGAGTTTATTTCCTTTTCAGGAAACCCattcactgttatttttatcataaggagcacaaacacattttgtagATGAATCTAACTCTCTTTGGTGTaacatttccttttcttcctccagaGATGTTTTGTCACATGTGCATTCAAACACTTAGATGTCACACTCAGAGTCCCACTGGTATCGATTGCCTGGGAACCGTTTCAAAGCTATTGTTCTTTGGCACAACAGAAGACAacctgtgtgtttacattcactaTGGTTGACTTACACAGAATTTTGATTCATTCAGAGGAACATcttcacactgaaaaacaactttCCATTTAGGGATTTTAAGAACTAAAAATAGAAACTGTCATTGAAACCACAGTGCTGGGTTTTTTTGAGTGTTGATCACTTGGTAAGTCCCTCTTTGCATAATTAGTATCCTAGAAGCAAATATATCTTCAAAACTggtgaattaattatttttaaatttacagaa
Proteins encoded in this region:
- the LOC121910528 gene encoding LOW QUALITY PROTEIN: claudin-4-like (The sequence of the model RefSeq protein was modified relative to this genomic sequence to represent the inferred CDS: substituted 2 bases at 2 genomic stop codons), which produces MEGQGRQIGGLALCVMGILGVCLTCGLPMWRETSFVGANIVTAQSVWDGLWLHCIIQATGQMQCKKHTTSITLTADIQAGRALTLISILAGLLGFIISLLGGGVAKCSGAPPDSPEPPSASSARKKNHXYILFFXACLLGGALCVLAGILCLVSVSWSAGTTISLYNDPLVVAALKREVGSSIYIGWASSVLLLLGGALICFVCGEKENSQPSYRPYSSNTEFSDYSSHMPTLRSDDIRSNSLRMFDRYAPNKMVEHVAQVHNPLNKAHSGAGLYNQPRRTDQGHQTTGRAYSWE
- the LOC121909952 gene encoding claudin-4-like, with protein sequence MRTQLVGICLAIIGLLGTILICGLPMWKVTAFVGANIITSQVFWEGLWMNCVIQSTGQSQCKAYDSILALPQELQASRALICVSIAVSVVAIGLTVVGARCTNFFRDDWRNKSNIGLSGGVVFIIAGLLCIIPVSWSAHSIITGFYNPLATSERRGELGASIYVGWASGALLVIGGGVLCSTYRC
- the LOC121909950 gene encoding claudin-like protein ZF-A89: MASAGLQIFGIFLATIGFLGDIIICALPMWKVSAFIGNNIVTAQIFWEGLWMNCVKQSTGQMQCKVYDSMLALPRDLQAARALVVISILVVFMGILLAVAGGKCTNCLEDEVAKSKVAIAAGVFFIIGGILCLIPVSWSAHEVIRNFYNPIMSDAQRRELGASLFIGWGSAGLLLIGGSLLCCQCQQQKDSRYSVKYSAPRSAASGGAYV